A genomic segment from Pyrodictium occultum encodes:
- a CDS encoding branched-chain amino acid ABC transporter permease: protein MAGSAILYGLLGAVIDGLRAGSLYGLMGLGLTLIFRVAKVPNFAYAEYVTYGAYAAYLAAAASGAGAAGLLAGLAAALAVGALAALVSDEAAFKPLWRRGATPLHLLVASIGVSLVLRYTLLAVSASTAGLLQVALPERSSVVATMGGIVSLETSHLLAIGSAVVLALALHWLFTRTRTGKAMRATASNPVLARVSGINIYNVRRLAWLIGGGLAGLSGFIYSYYYYVDPETGWFMLLWIFAAATMGGFTFYGSIISGIILGLAEQVVSFLANTYLGLSTAYAPVIALAALILVLMYRPEGVIRLEALALKKRV from the coding sequence TTGGCTGGCTCGGCCATCCTCTACGGGCTCCTCGGCGCGGTTATTGACGGGCTCCGCGCCGGCAGCCTCTACGGGCTAATGGGGCTCGGCCTCACCCTCATATTCAGGGTCGCCAAGGTGCCCAATTTCGCCTACGCGGAGTACGTCACCTACGGAGCCTACGCCGCCTACCTGGCCGCAGCAGCCTCCGGCGCCGGCGCGGCGGGCCTCCTAGCAGGGCTGGCTGCGGCCCTGGCCGTCGGGGCGCTCGCGGCGCTGGTGAGCGACGAGGCCGCCTTCAAGCCGCTCTGGAGGAGGGGTGCCACTCCCCTCCACCTGCTGGTCGCGAGCATAGGTGTGAGCCTCGTGCTCCGCTACACCCTGCTAGCTGTTTCCGCCTCGACCGCCGGGCTACTCCAGGTGGCTCTCCCGGAGCGGAGCAGCGTGGTCGCAACGATGGGCGGTATCGTGTCGCTTGAGACGAGCCACCTCCTCGCCATAGGCTCCGCTGTCGTGCTCGCCCTGGCGCTCCACTGGCTCTTCACGCGCACCAGGACTGGTAAGGCCATGAGGGCTACTGCCAGCAACCCCGTGCTTGCCAGGGTCTCCGGGATCAACATATACAATGTGAGAAGACTGGCCTGGCTCATAGGCGGCGGGCTCGCCGGGCTCTCGGGGTTCATCTACTCCTACTACTACTACGTGGACCCGGAGACCGGCTGGTTCATGCTCCTCTGGATATTCGCCGCCGCCACGATGGGCGGCTTCACGTTCTACGGCTCGATTATATCGGGGATAATACTCGGCCTGGCTGAGCAGGTGGTGAGCTTCCTGGCCAACACGTACCTGGGGCTCAGCACCGCCTATGCACCGGTTATAGCCCTCGCAGCACTCATACTCGTGCTCATGTACCGGCCCGAGGGCGTGATAAGGCTAGAGGCGCTCGCGCTCAAGAAGAGGGTGTGA
- a CDS encoding ABC transporter ATP-binding protein encodes MATRDLEGGYGKMVIVQGVSIYVDRGEIVALVGPNGSGKSTLLKTIYGVARVFGGQVLFEGRDVTWLAPEAKTRLGMGYVPQTNNVFPDLTVEENLEMGAYLVQDEEKVREAMEMVFNIFPVLRGLRKTLAGALSGGQRQMLAVGRALMTRPRLLLLDEPTAGLAPKVAIELLNSLREIREEAGASILIVEQHARRALELADRGYVLVAGRVAAEGTGREILSRRDLQELFLGIHHG; translated from the coding sequence ATGGCTACCCGCGATCTCGAGGGCGGCTATGGGAAGATGGTCATAGTCCAGGGCGTCAGCATCTACGTGGATCGAGGGGAGATAGTGGCGCTCGTGGGCCCCAACGGTAGCGGCAAGAGCACGCTGCTGAAGACCATCTACGGGGTCGCCAGGGTGTTCGGGGGCCAGGTCCTCTTTGAGGGCCGTGATGTCACCTGGCTGGCCCCCGAGGCTAAGACCAGGCTGGGCATGGGCTACGTTCCCCAGACGAATAACGTGTTCCCCGACCTGACTGTGGAAGAGAACCTGGAGATGGGGGCCTACCTCGTCCAGGACGAGGAGAAGGTGAGGGAGGCGATGGAGATGGTCTTCAACATATTCCCCGTGCTCAGGGGGCTCCGTAAAACGCTGGCAGGAGCCCTCAGCGGGGGGCAACGCCAGATGCTGGCCGTGGGCCGCGCCCTCATGACAAGGCCCAGGCTGCTTCTCCTCGACGAGCCCACTGCGGGCCTGGCGCCGAAGGTGGCGATAGAGCTGCTCAACTCGCTGAGAGAGATAAGGGAGGAGGCGGGCGCGTCGATACTCATAGTGGAGCAGCATGCCCGCCGTGCCCTGGAGCTGGCGGACCGGGGCTATGTGCTCGTAGCCGGCAGGGTAGCCGCCGAGGGCACGGGGCGCGAGATACTCTCCCGCCGCGACCTCCAGGAGCTCTTCCTAGGCATACACCATGGCTAG
- a CDS encoding OB-fold nucleic acid binding domain-containing protein, with product MKGGQVTVYGRVAAVRRKGKIAFILPGTFDGEEQVTVKKGVAPDDVWSVVEELGRECFVKVTGRMVESKIAGLGREILPDEIEVVAPSPPPPMDLYGG from the coding sequence CTGAAGGGGGGTCAGGTAACAGTCTACGGCCGCGTGGCTGCTGTGAGGCGTAAGGGCAAGATCGCCTTCATACTCCCGGGAACTTTCGACGGAGAGGAGCAGGTAACCGTTAAGAAGGGAGTGGCACCTGACGACGTGTGGAGCGTTGTCGAAGAGCTTGGCAGGGAGTGCTTCGTTAAAGTGACTGGGAGGATGGTTGAGAGCAAGATAGCCGGGCTCGGTAGGGAGATACTGCCCGATGAGATCGAGGTAGTGGCTCCGAGCCCTCCGCCGCCCATGGACTTGTACGGGGGTTGA
- a CDS encoding DUF499 domain-containing protein, whose translation MSSGRAGWVAFEEIREGRITGASFVVQLWYVHYGCSSGGYECVDERYRDPVKFFDRTYFSEGLRQVLGTVLKRLLRGGPYEPVVLLHTGFGGGKSHTLLAIYHLAARFSEALKSRRLREFLREVGVEGPVNIRSAVAVFDGSAVDPITLRERYGAPNAWTFILEELARSAGLGASALQRIRRYRELVPGHEEIGRLLAAIEEAGVRPVILIDELAMYLRNLELSRDESIRSEADGLQMFLQNLAVAVANSNYAVLAVATPQQYGYVEETKRILGLLSSVKRVASTSSIVGYRDAAAVLKAALLREVDPDVARSVAREYADFYSKESAFFPSEAARTEYETRIVKSYPFHPYLVDVLYKELAEIPEFQGTRDILRLMAWTLHWRLRKGDAYDLVLLGDVDATKREILDELLSRNEDLRSLRRAVSHDIEVVEEADEHHTREGMPPIASLVYSAVLVRSAAGKPSSAEEVALGSATPIRGVTPQLTRQVLDYLVESAAHIHRSTRHGEPLYMVKTRANVYALVKRLANEIIKKSREYVRDKLRSELDRIAKPVRWCKVVVWPRHPGDIEDSTRVKLVLLDPEDPDVAAGGSKLDELLQRFSTYSQAGGVYRRHRNTVLYLIPDERLYETLIETIARLTAISRLLSPEQMQYYGLDREDVDELNRMRDKLVKELRSDISALYSKLYYPLDARPDGSIVFGGISLKSSSATAREGLCKSVEEALLGVGKLVKDVSPEYLMRDVILRRYSALRRPLSLDEVVAAFTEDPSSVILLEVENKVVERIADLVESGRLVALTSSGPKCMVRPPLAQEGVTLAPCSSPEAREACSVLESGEGLKCVPKPPEGCRNPVWNPEEKTWQCEGREGGETGEGGEEPPEPKPPPSPVNLRLEVEDLTPYQLREEILRSGALDRVVEEISIRLEYTGPVERRTISGIKAFLEAMRELEGKDYNYSSHVDALVKSESSGSSVLISAKGGTHELLNKLINFALGLGEITEITVDVEFARKTGSKPLSLKDLAEILNSRLLATYPLRLRHVEIRLEAG comes from the coding sequence GTGTCTTCAGGCCGTGCCGGCTGGGTTGCGTTTGAGGAGATACGTGAGGGGCGAATAACCGGCGCCAGCTTCGTCGTGCAGCTATGGTACGTCCACTACGGCTGCTCCAGCGGGGGGTACGAATGCGTAGATGAGCGCTACCGGGACCCTGTTAAGTTCTTTGACCGCACTTACTTCTCGGAGGGCTTAAGGCAGGTCCTCGGGACCGTTCTAAAGAGGCTCCTCCGCGGGGGCCCTTACGAGCCGGTCGTACTCCTCCACACAGGATTTGGCGGGGGTAAGTCCCACACTCTACTAGCCATTTACCACCTCGCCGCTAGGTTCTCCGAAGCCCTGAAGAGCCGCAGGCTGAGAGAGTTCCTTAGAGAGGTGGGGGTAGAGGGCCCAGTCAACATACGCTCCGCGGTGGCAGTTTTCGACGGCTCTGCGGTCGACCCTATAACGCTTAGGGAGCGGTATGGAGCCCCAAACGCGTGGACCTTCATACTCGAGGAGCTAGCACGCTCGGCAGGCCTGGGCGCCAGCGCTCTGCAGAGGATCCGCCGCTACCGCGAACTAGTGCCAGGCCACGAGGAGATAGGAAGGCTGCTAGCCGCAATCGAGGAGGCCGGCGTTAGACCCGTGATACTCATCGACGAGCTAGCTATGTACCTCCGCAACCTCGAGCTTTCTAGAGACGAAAGCATTAGGAGTGAGGCCGACGGGCTGCAAATGTTCCTCCAGAACCTCGCAGTAGCCGTAGCCAATTCTAATTACGCAGTGCTAGCCGTAGCAACCCCCCAGCAGTATGGCTACGTCGAGGAGACTAAGAGGATTTTGGGGCTACTCTCTAGCGTCAAGAGAGTGGCCTCTACGTCGTCGATAGTGGGCTACCGCGACGCCGCGGCCGTCCTAAAAGCCGCTCTTCTAAGAGAGGTTGACCCTGACGTAGCGCGCTCCGTCGCGCGTGAATACGCCGACTTCTACTCTAAAGAGAGCGCCTTCTTCCCGTCTGAGGCCGCCAGGACGGAGTATGAAACGAGGATTGTGAAGAGCTACCCCTTCCACCCCTACCTGGTAGACGTCCTCTACAAGGAGCTGGCGGAGATCCCAGAGTTTCAGGGCACAAGGGATATCCTCAGGCTAATGGCCTGGACCCTCCATTGGAGGCTACGTAAGGGGGACGCCTACGACTTAGTCCTACTAGGCGACGTAGACGCTACTAAGAGGGAGATATTAGACGAGCTGCTCTCTAGAAACGAGGACTTGAGAAGCCTCAGAAGAGCGGTCTCCCACGACATTGAGGTAGTGGAGGAGGCCGATGAGCACCACACGCGGGAGGGGATGCCCCCCATAGCGTCGCTAGTCTACTCTGCAGTACTGGTTAGGAGCGCCGCTGGGAAGCCCTCGAGCGCCGAGGAGGTTGCGCTAGGCTCGGCGACGCCTATCAGGGGCGTCACCCCGCAGCTCACTAGGCAGGTTCTAGACTATCTCGTAGAGAGCGCTGCACACATCCACAGAAGCACTCGCCACGGCGAGCCCCTCTACATGGTTAAGACCCGGGCAAACGTGTACGCCCTAGTTAAGCGCCTGGCAAACGAGATAATCAAGAAAAGTAGGGAGTACGTTAGGGACAAGCTGAGGAGCGAGCTGGATAGGATCGCCAAGCCGGTTCGGTGGTGTAAAGTTGTAGTGTGGCCCCGGCACCCCGGCGATATAGAGGATTCCACGCGCGTAAAGCTCGTCCTGCTAGACCCGGAGGATCCCGACGTCGCGGCTGGCGGGTCAAAGCTGGATGAGTTGCTACAGCGTTTCTCAACGTACAGCCAGGCCGGCGGGGTATACCGGCGTCACCGGAACACTGTGCTCTACCTAATCCCCGACGAGAGGCTCTACGAAACACTGATCGAAACCATAGCAAGGCTTACAGCGATATCGAGGCTCTTAAGCCCGGAGCAAATGCAGTACTACGGCTTAGACCGTGAAGACGTGGACGAGCTTAACCGTATGAGGGATAAGTTAGTTAAAGAGCTGCGCTCCGACATTTCAGCCCTCTACTCGAAGCTATACTACCCGCTGGACGCCAGGCCGGACGGCTCCATAGTCTTCGGTGGCATATCCTTAAAAAGCTCTTCAGCAACGGCTCGGGAGGGCCTCTGCAAGTCCGTCGAGGAGGCCCTATTGGGCGTGGGTAAGCTCGTGAAGGATGTGAGCCCGGAATACCTAATGAGGGACGTCATACTCAGGCGATACAGTGCCTTACGACGCCCCTTAAGCCTCGACGAGGTGGTAGCCGCCTTCACGGAGGATCCCTCGAGTGTTATACTCCTAGAGGTAGAGAACAAGGTCGTCGAGCGCATAGCGGATCTAGTTGAGAGCGGCAGGCTAGTGGCCCTAACCAGCTCCGGCCCCAAGTGCATGGTGAGGCCGCCCCTTGCCCAGGAAGGCGTAACCCTAGCCCCGTGCAGCTCTCCCGAGGCCCGGGAAGCCTGTAGTGTACTCGAGAGCGGGGAAGGGCTGAAGTGCGTGCCCAAGCCTCCGGAGGGCTGCAGGAACCCGGTATGGAACCCTGAAGAGAAGACTTGGCAGTGCGAGGGCAGGGAAGGCGGGGAGACCGGTGAAGGCGGGGAGGAGCCCCCCGAACCTAAGCCCCCACCGTCCCCGGTGAATCTGCGCCTGGAAGTGGAAGACCTAACCCCCTACCAGCTCCGCGAGGAGATCCTAAGGAGTGGCGCGCTCGACCGGGTTGTAGAGGAGATCAGTATACGCCTGGAGTATACGGGCCCCGTGGAACGGAGGACCATATCAGGCATTAAGGCCTTCCTAGAGGCTATGCGGGAGCTTGAGGGTAAAGACTACAACTACAGTAGCCATGTAGATGCGCTCGTGAAGTCTGAGTCCAGCGGATCCAGCGTGTTGATAAGTGCCAAGGGCGGTACCCACGAGCTCCTCAACAAGCTCATAAACTTCGCGTTAGGGCTTGGAGAAATAACAGAGATAACTGTGGATGTAGAGTTCGCCAGGAAAACGGGCTCAAAGCCTCTAAGCCTCAAAGATCTGGCGGAGATCCTCAACAGTAGGCTCCTTGCAACGTACCCACTACGCCTAAGGCACGTGGAGATAAGGCTAGAAGCCGGCTAG
- a CDS encoding DUF1156 domain-containing protein: MEPLIAYYFPTENASRESQRERAALFPPSFYLHLWWARRPLAASRATIAALAVDVNGPPSRSFVAEFLNAVRLTPNLPRPAYNYAVNRDWVFRHSRAGDSVLLDLFSGGGSIAFEALRMGFKKVVAVEYNPVAYIILKATLEYPLRYGKKLVEDVRRWAEWLAGNVRRELEQFYPPHPKGRPTSYVWVRVYTCPEGVRMPSLANPILSRNRKIALKLEGFDSKGDPVLRIVSVSDVNKAKEQYSTIHRKRLKCPRSILDSKELQRQYREAMKKWEEEGLYGHHPAVLAAVKLEDGTYVEPTPEIIEAYRRAEEHLRNHWGELVAEDLIPIEAIPEGVKTREVLLRGMDRFYKLFNARQLLLHAAMVKYIREAYSEMLREGYDREYARAVTTYLAIGHGRLLDYNSAITIWDPYGRGSIGHTFSRHTYQFGDDFGEGDIVPGKSRNDLLSWAFFGRVGVVRALERIVSLLEGSNSGIEVVLGDASDAATYAGVDRVDYVVADPPYYDNVQYGELSDFFYVWLKRSIGDLYPEAFTWDVTPKDGEIVVNRAQGKDGAWFEERLTDALSIVRELGAKRLAVMYAHRSSEGLYAMFKAILEAGWKPVGVWGVASEQPKSQHIVGKAAARTMLIIGAVPREKGSRCFFDARFQHKLRSAVEEAVRNVLRLGLGPVDAFMAGVGAAFKLAGGCWPLLTPDGRPVSVKSIIDEASSLASDVIANEVLKAEVDKVTMMYFLARIVHGEPEYDDLRRLGYATGYSHEEFIARFTRGSRASGGRKVYSIRSLNEISLPIKPDSLVEALAVAVRRFLASGVDSAVEALREAGYGLSASVCRLVEVLLEDSSGDEKKALQGIYEVCIRGKPYGRGASSAPGQRSLLDYMRNDR, translated from the coding sequence TTGGAGCCTCTTATAGCGTATTACTTCCCCACGGAAAACGCTAGCAGAGAATCGCAGAGGGAGAGAGCTGCACTCTTTCCTCCGTCCTTCTACCTCCACCTCTGGTGGGCCCGGAGGCCCCTGGCAGCTAGCAGGGCTACAATAGCAGCCCTGGCAGTCGACGTTAACGGGCCCCCTTCAAGAAGCTTCGTGGCAGAATTCCTGAACGCCGTGAGGCTCACGCCTAACCTGCCGAGACCCGCGTACAACTATGCCGTGAACAGGGACTGGGTGTTCAGGCACAGCCGCGCCGGGGACTCCGTTCTCCTAGACCTGTTCTCCGGGGGAGGCAGCATAGCATTCGAGGCCCTACGCATGGGCTTCAAGAAGGTCGTAGCCGTGGAGTACAACCCAGTAGCCTACATAATCCTCAAGGCGACACTAGAGTACCCCCTAAGGTACGGGAAAAAGCTGGTAGAGGATGTCAGGCGCTGGGCGGAGTGGCTGGCCGGCAATGTGAGGAGGGAGCTCGAGCAGTTCTACCCCCCGCACCCCAAAGGGAGGCCGACCAGCTACGTGTGGGTGCGGGTCTACACGTGCCCAGAAGGAGTCAGAATGCCCAGCCTAGCCAATCCAATACTGTCCAGAAACAGAAAAATCGCCTTGAAGCTGGAGGGATTCGACAGCAAAGGAGACCCGGTACTCAGAATCGTGAGCGTCAGCGATGTAAACAAAGCCAAGGAGCAATACTCCACAATACACAGGAAACGGCTCAAATGCCCCCGGTCCATACTCGACTCAAAAGAGCTGCAGAGGCAGTACAGGGAGGCAATGAAGAAGTGGGAGGAGGAGGGGCTCTACGGCCACCACCCCGCGGTGCTGGCGGCCGTAAAGCTCGAGGACGGCACGTACGTGGAGCCCACCCCTGAAATTATAGAAGCCTACAGGAGGGCGGAGGAGCACCTCCGAAACCACTGGGGCGAGCTAGTAGCAGAGGACCTCATACCCATAGAGGCCATACCGGAAGGCGTGAAAACCCGAGAAGTACTACTGCGCGGCATGGATAGATTCTACAAGCTGTTTAACGCGCGGCAGCTCCTACTCCATGCAGCCATGGTTAAGTACATCAGGGAGGCGTATAGCGAAATGCTCCGAGAAGGGTACGACAGGGAGTACGCCAGGGCTGTTACAACATACCTGGCCATCGGGCATGGGAGGCTGCTCGACTACAACTCGGCCATAACGATATGGGATCCCTACGGTAGGGGATCTATAGGTCACACTTTCAGCCGTCACACTTACCAGTTTGGCGACGACTTCGGGGAGGGCGATATAGTGCCCGGGAAAAGCCGAAACGATCTGCTTAGCTGGGCCTTCTTTGGCCGTGTGGGTGTTGTCAGGGCTCTCGAGCGTATCGTGAGCCTTTTGGAGGGCTCTAATTCAGGTATCGAGGTTGTCCTGGGCGATGCCTCCGATGCAGCCACCTATGCCGGGGTCGATAGGGTTGACTATGTTGTCGCTGACCCGCCCTACTATGATAACGTTCAGTACGGTGAGCTTAGCGACTTCTTCTATGTGTGGCTCAAGCGGAGCATCGGCGACCTGTACCCTGAGGCCTTCACCTGGGATGTTACGCCTAAGGATGGCGAGATTGTTGTTAACCGTGCCCAGGGTAAGGATGGCGCGTGGTTCGAGGAGAGGCTCACAGACGCTTTAAGCATTGTCCGGGAGCTCGGGGCTAAGAGGCTTGCCGTTATGTACGCTCACCGCAGCAGTGAAGGCCTCTACGCTATGTTCAAGGCTATCCTCGAGGCTGGGTGGAAGCCTGTCGGGGTATGGGGGGTTGCCTCGGAGCAGCCCAAGAGCCAGCATATAGTAGGCAAGGCTGCGGCTAGGACTATGCTGATAATAGGGGCAGTCCCGAGAGAGAAGGGCAGCAGGTGCTTCTTCGACGCGAGGTTTCAGCATAAGTTGAGAAGCGCTGTTGAAGAGGCGGTTAGGAACGTGCTACGCTTAGGCCTTGGGCCCGTGGACGCGTTCATGGCCGGCGTCGGGGCCGCATTCAAGCTAGCCGGCGGCTGCTGGCCCCTGCTCACCCCTGACGGGCGGCCGGTCAGCGTTAAGAGCATTATAGATGAAGCCAGCAGCCTAGCGTCCGACGTTATAGCTAATGAGGTGCTCAAAGCCGAGGTTGACAAGGTTACAATGATGTACTTCCTGGCGCGCATCGTACACGGCGAGCCCGAGTACGACGACTTGAGGAGGCTGGGGTACGCGACCGGGTACAGCCACGAGGAGTTCATCGCGAGGTTCACCCGGGGATCCAGGGCCTCGGGCGGGAGGAAGGTGTACTCCATCAGAAGCTTAAACGAGATCAGCCTCCCAATCAAGCCTGACTCGCTAGTCGAGGCCCTCGCAGTAGCTGTTAGAAGGTTCCTAGCCTCCGGCGTTGACAGCGCGGTAGAAGCCCTCAGGGAGGCGGGCTACGGGCTCAGCGCTAGCGTCTGCAGGCTGGTAGAGGTCCTGCTGGAGGACAGCAGCGGAGATGAGAAGAAGGCTCTCCAGGGTATATATGAGGTGTGTATACGCGGCAAGCCCTACGGCCGCGGGGCTTCAAGCGCTCCCGGGCAGCGCAGCCTCCTTGACTACATGAGAAACGACCGTTAG
- a CDS encoding PD-(D/E)XK nuclease family protein, whose protein sequence is MLIEKYIESATKRPGCSDYASRLLDATNHIVRAKSVATAAARCVFMARLAETLGIRGFYHSVLPGKGEVIHLALALAFPEVFRESVRGGKVDFEHNAERALEALKANGVLDSGRLGIGGEDEVVGMTAELARSGVEFARKAFEALAGDEAEEALSRSRVIVEQHLISYRLHVWAVPDVIVEDPVGRYAAVIEWKTYAPDPSKAPNVDRADLAQAYVYAMVEAERLGLIRDYHREPWRAFDDYVHAVLGREFQGSGARVIPGIVRPSPTGKASRIVDIHPLLCRDEDKKKNRCDYSELKKLLARIVLAAEHLTLSVTDPRRHLKNAGNVEALCSVRTKGGMRPVFRRVPDPFSYGGIETRMPMGNPTRTPLKWPCLVCPDNVREACSLYVMKGGNLYTPDFAKFFKVINKEAWKARFAIYSYRENALAPYKSLRELALHYGISTRVLSEGSSIYRLDLFDEAYVDGDELVLTRRPLRWEIEKNHLFTLREGKPVAVFLNEENVRDPLLRISFHGTVSSVSYNTERDMVEVRVAPANKLSRIYSMIFERYYNEYQQAFYNVVALEVNVELTQLELLGVTGWELGTAVKGAKALAKAGSGGEDLDDEDKLALLFGGVKV, encoded by the coding sequence TTGCTCATTGAAAAGTATATAGAGTCCGCCACGAAACGGCCTGGTTGCTCGGATTACGCGAGCAGGCTCCTAGACGCCACAAATCACATCGTTAGGGCTAAGAGTGTTGCAACGGCCGCCGCTCGATGCGTGTTTATGGCGCGCCTCGCGGAGACCCTGGGGATCCGGGGCTTCTACCACTCCGTCCTGCCGGGTAAGGGTGAGGTTATCCACTTAGCTCTGGCTCTCGCTTTCCCGGAAGTATTCCGGGAAAGCGTTAGGGGCGGAAAAGTCGACTTTGAGCATAATGCTGAGCGAGCTCTGGAGGCCTTGAAGGCCAACGGAGTCCTCGACTCCGGGCGGCTTGGAATAGGGGGCGAGGATGAGGTTGTTGGGATGACGGCTGAGCTGGCTAGGAGTGGCGTGGAATTCGCCAGGAAAGCGTTTGAAGCCCTGGCCGGGGATGAGGCTGAGGAGGCCCTGTCCCGTAGCCGCGTTATTGTTGAGCAGCACCTGATAAGCTATAGGCTCCATGTCTGGGCGGTTCCCGATGTTATTGTCGAGGATCCCGTGGGCCGCTACGCGGCTGTAATAGAGTGGAAAACGTACGCACCCGACCCCTCTAAAGCCCCCAATGTGGATAGAGCGGACTTAGCTCAGGCCTACGTCTATGCAATGGTTGAAGCTGAGAGGCTCGGGCTGATTAGAGATTATCACCGAGAACCTTGGAGGGCGTTCGATGACTACGTCCACGCGGTCCTGGGCAGGGAGTTCCAGGGCAGTGGGGCTCGGGTAATACCTGGCATCGTGAGGCCAAGCCCCACGGGCAAGGCCTCGAGAATTGTAGACATCCACCCCCTCCTTTGCCGCGATGAGGATAAAAAGAAGAATAGATGCGACTACAGCGAGTTGAAAAAACTTCTTGCACGCATTGTACTGGCTGCCGAGCACTTAACTCTCTCAGTAACCGATCCGAGGCGCCACTTGAAAAACGCGGGTAACGTGGAGGCTTTGTGCAGCGTTCGAACTAAGGGCGGCATGCGCCCGGTCTTTAGGCGTGTGCCCGACCCATTTAGTTATGGCGGGATAGAGACGAGGATGCCCATGGGCAACCCTACGCGCACCCCATTGAAGTGGCCCTGCCTGGTATGCCCCGATAACGTGAGGGAGGCGTGCAGCCTCTACGTCATGAAAGGAGGCAACCTCTACACCCCCGATTTCGCTAAATTCTTCAAGGTAATCAATAAGGAGGCTTGGAAGGCTCGCTTCGCCATATACTCGTACCGCGAGAATGCTTTGGCCCCGTATAAGAGCCTCAGAGAGCTGGCCTTACACTATGGCATCAGCACCAGGGTTCTATCAGAGGGCTCTAGCATCTACAGGTTAGACCTGTTCGACGAGGCATACGTCGACGGGGATGAGCTAGTTTTAACTAGGCGTCCGCTTCGCTGGGAGATCGAGAAGAACCACCTGTTCACGCTCCGCGAGGGGAAGCCTGTAGCCGTGTTCCTGAACGAGGAAAACGTGCGTGACCCGCTCCTCCGGATTAGCTTCCACGGAACTGTAAGCAGCGTAAGCTATAACACGGAGAGGGATATGGTCGAGGTTAGGGTTGCGCCGGCTAACAAGCTCTCCAGGATTTACTCTATGATATTCGAGAGGTATTATAACGAATATCAGCAAGCATTCTATAACGTTGTAGCGCTTGAGGTTAACGTTGAACTGACACAGCTGGAGCTTCTCGGTGTGACGGGCTGGGAACTGGGGACTGCCGTGAAGGGGGCTAAGGCCCTAGCCAAGGCTGGGAGCGGCGGGGAGGACCTGGATGATGAGGACAAGCTGGCCCTACTCTTCGGGGGAGTGAAAGTGTAG